One genomic window of Oryctolagus cuniculus chromosome 11, mOryCun1.1, whole genome shotgun sequence includes the following:
- the PRPF40B gene encoding pre-mRNA-processing factor 40 homolog B isoform X2 — MQRCPSAGRRAPSCIEDGRVRSTFYHLSFFMPTLDSGSPSPSSPDHSQAACLRHSLYSAAFRPGYRATLFWNLLVCKNLVRLGVRLLFASLHFCAGPEETRGSGLKGDKSILQPRESPHPEWGDSSPMGDAQQAVSEEPLSSGTQSVPDSGPRPPAAPAPFPPGPPMMPPPFMPPPGMPPPFLPMGLPPMSQRPPAIPPVPPGILPPMLPPMGAPPPLTQIPGMVPPMMPGMLLPAVPVTAATAPGADTASSAVPGTGPLRALWSEHVAPDGRIYYYNADDKQSVWEKPSVLKSKAELLLSQCPWKEYKSDTGKPYYYNNQSKESRWTRPKDLDELEALVKQEAAGKQKPLAPQTLQPQPPQPQPDPPPAPPGPAPASSGLLEPEPGGSGDCDVAEAAQPLEQGFLQPPEEGPSSSAAQPQPPQQEEEEPKPEPERSGLSWSNREKAKQAFKELLRDKAVPSNASWEQAMKMVVTDPRYSALPKLSEKKQAFNAYKAQREKEEKEEARLRAKEAKQTLQHFLEQHERMTSTTRYRRAEQTFGELEVWAVVPERDRKEVYDDVLFFLAKKEKEQAKQLRRRNIQALKSILDGMSSVSFQTTWSQAQQYLMDNPSFAEDHQLQNMDKEDALICFEEHIRALEREEEEERERARLRERRQQRKNREAFQTFLDELHETGQLHSMSTWVELYPAVSTDVRFANMLGQPGSTPLDLFKFYVEELKARFHDEKKIIKDILQDRGFCVEVDTAFEDFAHAISFDKRAAALDAGNIKLTFNSLLEKAEAREREREKEEARRVRRREAAFRSMLRQAAPALELGTAWEEVRERFVCDSAFAQITLESERIRLFREFLQVLEQTECQHLHTRGRKHGRKGKKHHHKRSHSPSGSESEEEELPPPSLRPPKRRRRNPSESGSEPSSSLDSVESGGAALGGRGSPSSHLLLGSDHGLRKAKKPKKKLKRRHKSNSPESGSGPEERAGKESEEQEQDKARELRQVEFPRRAPGLSIKKEKQTGWDTSESELSEGELERRRRALLQQLDDHQ; from the exons ATGCAGCGCTGTCCGAGTGCTGGCCGGAGAGCGCCGTCCTGCATTGAGGATGGCCGTGTACGGTCAACATTTTATCACTTGAGTTTCTTCATGCCGACATTGGATTCCGGTTCCCCCTCCCCAAGCAGCCCAGACCACAGCCAAGCTGCCTGCCTCCGCCACAGCCTGTACTCAGCAGCTTTTAGGCCGGGGTACAGGGCCACACTGTTTTGGAATCTTCTGGTTTGCAAAAACCTAGTGAGGTTAGGTGTGAGACTGCTCTTTGCATCGCTGCACTTCTGTGCAGGCCCTGAGGAGACACGTGGGAGTGGTTTAAAAGGAGATAAGTCGATCCTCCAACCTAGGGAATCCCCCCACCCGGAGTGGGGAGACAGCAGTCCCATGGGAGACGCCCAGCAGGCAGTCTCCGAGGAGCCCTTATCCTCAGGGACGCAG TCGGTTCCCGATTCTGGTCCCCGGCCCCCAGCAGCGCCTGCCCCCTTCCCACCGGGGCCCCCCATGATGCCACCACCCTTC ATGCCCCCTCCAGGGATGCCCCCACCCTTTCTGCCAATGGGGCTACCCCCCATGAGCCAGAGGCCACCAGCCATTCCCCCTGTGCCACCGGGCATCTTGCCCCCAATGCTCCCACCCATGGGGGCGCCGCCACCACTCACACAG ATTCCGGGCATGGTGCCTCCGATGATGCCGGGAATGCTGCTGCCGGCGGTGCCCGTCACCGCAGCG ACGGCTCCGGGTGCGGACACCGCCAGCT ctgctgtgcctgggacagGCCCTCTG AGGGCGCTCTGGAGCGAGCACGTGGCCCCCGATGGGCGCATCTACTACTACAATGCCGATGACAAGCAGTCCGTGTGGGAGAAGCCCAGCGTGCTCAAGTCCAAGGCAGAG CTGCTGCTGTCTCAGTGTCCCTGGAAAGAGTACAAGTCGGACACAGGCAAACCTTACTACTACAACAACCAGAGTAAGGAGTCCCGCTGGACccggcccaaggacctggatgaGCTAGAGG CTCTAGTCAAACAAGAGGCTGCAGG AAAGCAGAAGCCGCTGGCGCCACAGACACTACAGCCCCAGCCGCCTCAGCCCCAGCCTGACCCCCCACCTGCACCTCCCGGCCCTGCGCCCGCGTCCTCAGGCCTGCTGGAACCCGAGCCCGGTGGGAGTGGAGACTGTGATGTGGCGGAGGCCGCCCAGCCGCTGGAGCAGGGCTTCCTGCAGCCCCCGGAGGAGGGCCCCAGCAG TTCTGCCGCGCAGCCGCAGCCaccacagcaggaggaggaggaacccaAGCCTGAACCGGAGAGGTCCGGCCTCAGTTGGAGCAACCGGGAGAAGGCGAAGCAGGCGTTCAAGGAGCTGCTGAGGGACAAG GCCGTCCCCTCCAATGCATCATGGGAACAGGCCATGAAGATGGTGGTCACTGACCCCCGCTATAG TGCCTTGCCCAAACTGAGTGAGAAGAAGCAGGCATTCAACGCGTATAAGGCGCagcgggagaaggaggagaaggaggaggcccGGCTGCGGGCCAAGGAGGCCAAGCAGACGCTGCAGCATTTCCTGGAGCAGCACGAGCGCATGACTTCCACCACCCGCTACCG GCGGGCAGAGCAGACCTTTGGCGAGCTGGAGGTTTGGGCCGTGGTCCCTGAGAGGGATCGAAAAGAGGTGTATGACGACGTCCTGTTCTTCCTGGCGAAGAAGGAGAAG GAGCAGGCCAAGCAGCTCCGGCGCCGCAACATCCAGGCCCTGAAGAGCATCCTGGACGGGATGAGCAGCGTCAGCTTCCAGACCACCTGGTCGCAGGCCCAGCAGTACCTCATGGACAACCCCAGCTTTGCTGAGGACCATCAGCTGCAGA ACATGGACAAGGAGGATGCGCTGATCTGCTTCGAGGAACACATCCGAGctttggagagggaggaggaggaggagcgggagCGGGCCCGGCTCCGGGAACGGCGTCAGCAACGCAAGAACCGGGAGGCCTTCCAG ACCTTCCTAGATGAGCTGCACGAGACAGGGCAGCTGCACTCCATGTCTACCTGGGTGGAGCTGTACCCAGCAGTCAGCACTGACGTCCGCTTCGCCAACATGCTGGGCCAGCCGG gctCCACCCCTCTGGACTTGTTCAAGTTCTATGTGGAGGAGTTGAAGGCACGGTTCCATGATGAGAAGAAGATCATTAAAGACATTCTTCAG GACCGGGGCTTCTGTGTGGAGGTGGACACGGCCTTTGAGGACTTCGCCCACGCCATAAGCTTTGACAAGAGGGCTGCCGCGCTGGACGCAGGCAACATCAAGCTGACCTTCAACAGT CTGCTGGAGAAAGCAGAGGCgcgggagagagagcgggagaagGAGGAGGCGCGCAGGGTGCGGCGCCGGGAAGCGGCCTTCCGAAGCATGCTGAGGCAGGCCGCACCTGCTCTGGAGCTGGGCACTGCCTGGGAAGAG GTCCGCGAGCGCTTTGTGTGTGACTCAGCCTTTGCACAGATTACTCTGGAGTCGGAGCGGATCCGGCTCTTCCGCGAGTTCCTGCAGGTGCTGGAG cAGACCGAGTGCCAGCACCTGCACACCAGAGGCCGAAAGCATGGCAGGAAAGGCAAGAAGCACCATCACAAGCGGTCGCACTCACCCTCA ggctctgagtccgaggaggaggagctgccccCACCATCCCTCCGGCCCCCCAAGCGGAGGCGGCGGAACCCCTCGGAGTCCGGCTCGGAGCCCTCTTCCTCACTTGATTCAGTTGAGAGTGGGGGTGCTGCCCTTGGAGGACGGGGCTCCCCGTCCTCTCACCTCCTCCTTGGGTCAG ACCATGGCCTTCGGAAAgccaagaaaccaaaaaagaaattgaagagaagACACAAGTCG AACAGCCCTGAGAGTGGGAGCGGGCCTGAGGAGAGAGCTGGCAAGGAGagtgaggagcaggagcaggacaAGGCCAGGGAGCTCCGGCAGGTGGAGTTCCCTCGCCGCGCCCCGGGCCTCAGCATCAAGAAGGAGAAG CAGACAGGCTGGGACACATCGGAGAGCGAGCTGAGCGAGGGCGAGCTGGAAAGGCGGCGGCGGGcgctcctgcagcagctggacgACCACCAGTGA
- the PRPF40B gene encoding pre-mRNA-processing factor 40 homolog B isoform X1 has translation MQRCPSAGRRAPSCIEDGRVRSTFYHLSFFMPTLDSGSPSPSSPDHSQAACLRHSLYSAAFRPGYRATLFWNLLVCKNLVRLGVRLLFASLHFCAGPEETRGSGLKGDKSILQPRESPHPEWGDSSPMGDAQQAVSEEPLSSGTQSVPDSGPRPPAAPAPFPPGPPMMPPPFMPPPGMPPPFLPMGLPPMSQRPPAIPPVPPGILPPMLPPMGAPPPLTQIPGMVPPMMPGMLLPAVPVTAATAPGADTASSAVPGTGPLRALWSEHVAPDGRIYYYNADDKQSVWEKPSVLKSKAELLLSQCPWKEYKSDTGKPYYYNNQSKESRWTRPKDLDELEALVKQEAAGKQKPLAPQTLQPQPPQPQPDPPPAPPGPAPASSGLLEPEPGGSGDCDVAEAAQPLEQGFLQPPEEGPSSSAAQPQPPQQEEEEPKPEPERSGLSWSNREKAKQAFKELLRDKAVPSNASWEQAMKMVVTDPRYSALPKLSEKKQAFNAYKAQREKEEKEEARLRAKEAKQTLQHFLEQHERMTSTTRYRRAEQTFGELEVWAVVPERDRKEVYDDVLFFLAKKEKEQAKQLRRRNIQALKSILDGMSSVSFQTTWSQAQQYLMDNPSFAEDHQLQNMDKEDALICFEEHIRALEREEEEERERARLRERRQQRKNREAFQTFLDELHETGQLHSMSTWVELYPAVSTDVRFANMLGQPGSTPLDLFKFYVEELKARFHDEKKIIKDILQDRGFCVEVDTAFEDFAHAISFDKRAAALDAGNIKLTFNSLLEKAEAREREREKEEARRVRRREAAFRSMLRQAAPALELGTAWEEVRERFVCDSAFAQITLESERIRLFREFLQVLEQTECQHLHTRGRKHGRKGKKHHHKRSHSPSGSESEEEELPPPSLRPPKRRRRNPSESGSEPSSSLDSVESGGAALGGRGSPSSHLLLGSADHGLRKAKKPKKKLKRRHKSNSPESGSGPEERAGKESEEQEQDKARELRQVEFPRRAPGLSIKKEKTGWDTSESELSEGELERRRRALLQQLDDHQ, from the exons ATGCAGCGCTGTCCGAGTGCTGGCCGGAGAGCGCCGTCCTGCATTGAGGATGGCCGTGTACGGTCAACATTTTATCACTTGAGTTTCTTCATGCCGACATTGGATTCCGGTTCCCCCTCCCCAAGCAGCCCAGACCACAGCCAAGCTGCCTGCCTCCGCCACAGCCTGTACTCAGCAGCTTTTAGGCCGGGGTACAGGGCCACACTGTTTTGGAATCTTCTGGTTTGCAAAAACCTAGTGAGGTTAGGTGTGAGACTGCTCTTTGCATCGCTGCACTTCTGTGCAGGCCCTGAGGAGACACGTGGGAGTGGTTTAAAAGGAGATAAGTCGATCCTCCAACCTAGGGAATCCCCCCACCCGGAGTGGGGAGACAGCAGTCCCATGGGAGACGCCCAGCAGGCAGTCTCCGAGGAGCCCTTATCCTCAGGGACGCAG TCGGTTCCCGATTCTGGTCCCCGGCCCCCAGCAGCGCCTGCCCCCTTCCCACCGGGGCCCCCCATGATGCCACCACCCTTC ATGCCCCCTCCAGGGATGCCCCCACCCTTTCTGCCAATGGGGCTACCCCCCATGAGCCAGAGGCCACCAGCCATTCCCCCTGTGCCACCGGGCATCTTGCCCCCAATGCTCCCACCCATGGGGGCGCCGCCACCACTCACACAG ATTCCGGGCATGGTGCCTCCGATGATGCCGGGAATGCTGCTGCCGGCGGTGCCCGTCACCGCAGCG ACGGCTCCGGGTGCGGACACCGCCAGCT ctgctgtgcctgggacagGCCCTCTG AGGGCGCTCTGGAGCGAGCACGTGGCCCCCGATGGGCGCATCTACTACTACAATGCCGATGACAAGCAGTCCGTGTGGGAGAAGCCCAGCGTGCTCAAGTCCAAGGCAGAG CTGCTGCTGTCTCAGTGTCCCTGGAAAGAGTACAAGTCGGACACAGGCAAACCTTACTACTACAACAACCAGAGTAAGGAGTCCCGCTGGACccggcccaaggacctggatgaGCTAGAGG CTCTAGTCAAACAAGAGGCTGCAGG AAAGCAGAAGCCGCTGGCGCCACAGACACTACAGCCCCAGCCGCCTCAGCCCCAGCCTGACCCCCCACCTGCACCTCCCGGCCCTGCGCCCGCGTCCTCAGGCCTGCTGGAACCCGAGCCCGGTGGGAGTGGAGACTGTGATGTGGCGGAGGCCGCCCAGCCGCTGGAGCAGGGCTTCCTGCAGCCCCCGGAGGAGGGCCCCAGCAG TTCTGCCGCGCAGCCGCAGCCaccacagcaggaggaggaggaacccaAGCCTGAACCGGAGAGGTCCGGCCTCAGTTGGAGCAACCGGGAGAAGGCGAAGCAGGCGTTCAAGGAGCTGCTGAGGGACAAG GCCGTCCCCTCCAATGCATCATGGGAACAGGCCATGAAGATGGTGGTCACTGACCCCCGCTATAG TGCCTTGCCCAAACTGAGTGAGAAGAAGCAGGCATTCAACGCGTATAAGGCGCagcgggagaaggaggagaaggaggaggcccGGCTGCGGGCCAAGGAGGCCAAGCAGACGCTGCAGCATTTCCTGGAGCAGCACGAGCGCATGACTTCCACCACCCGCTACCG GCGGGCAGAGCAGACCTTTGGCGAGCTGGAGGTTTGGGCCGTGGTCCCTGAGAGGGATCGAAAAGAGGTGTATGACGACGTCCTGTTCTTCCTGGCGAAGAAGGAGAAG GAGCAGGCCAAGCAGCTCCGGCGCCGCAACATCCAGGCCCTGAAGAGCATCCTGGACGGGATGAGCAGCGTCAGCTTCCAGACCACCTGGTCGCAGGCCCAGCAGTACCTCATGGACAACCCCAGCTTTGCTGAGGACCATCAGCTGCAGA ACATGGACAAGGAGGATGCGCTGATCTGCTTCGAGGAACACATCCGAGctttggagagggaggaggaggaggagcgggagCGGGCCCGGCTCCGGGAACGGCGTCAGCAACGCAAGAACCGGGAGGCCTTCCAG ACCTTCCTAGATGAGCTGCACGAGACAGGGCAGCTGCACTCCATGTCTACCTGGGTGGAGCTGTACCCAGCAGTCAGCACTGACGTCCGCTTCGCCAACATGCTGGGCCAGCCGG gctCCACCCCTCTGGACTTGTTCAAGTTCTATGTGGAGGAGTTGAAGGCACGGTTCCATGATGAGAAGAAGATCATTAAAGACATTCTTCAG GACCGGGGCTTCTGTGTGGAGGTGGACACGGCCTTTGAGGACTTCGCCCACGCCATAAGCTTTGACAAGAGGGCTGCCGCGCTGGACGCAGGCAACATCAAGCTGACCTTCAACAGT CTGCTGGAGAAAGCAGAGGCgcgggagagagagcgggagaagGAGGAGGCGCGCAGGGTGCGGCGCCGGGAAGCGGCCTTCCGAAGCATGCTGAGGCAGGCCGCACCTGCTCTGGAGCTGGGCACTGCCTGGGAAGAG GTCCGCGAGCGCTTTGTGTGTGACTCAGCCTTTGCACAGATTACTCTGGAGTCGGAGCGGATCCGGCTCTTCCGCGAGTTCCTGCAGGTGCTGGAG cAGACCGAGTGCCAGCACCTGCACACCAGAGGCCGAAAGCATGGCAGGAAAGGCAAGAAGCACCATCACAAGCGGTCGCACTCACCCTCA ggctctgagtccgaggaggaggagctgccccCACCATCCCTCCGGCCCCCCAAGCGGAGGCGGCGGAACCCCTCGGAGTCCGGCTCGGAGCCCTCTTCCTCACTTGATTCAGTTGAGAGTGGGGGTGCTGCCCTTGGAGGACGGGGCTCCCCGTCCTCTCACCTCCTCCTTGGGTCAG CAGACCATGGCCTTCGGAAAgccaagaaaccaaaaaagaaattgaagagaagACACAAGTCG AACAGCCCTGAGAGTGGGAGCGGGCCTGAGGAGAGAGCTGGCAAGGAGagtgaggagcaggagcaggacaAGGCCAGGGAGCTCCGGCAGGTGGAGTTCCCTCGCCGCGCCCCGGGCCTCAGCATCAAGAAGGAGAAG ACAGGCTGGGACACATCGGAGAGCGAGCTGAGCGAGGGCGAGCTGGAAAGGCGGCGGCGGGcgctcctgcagcagctggacgACCACCAGTGA
- the PRPF40B gene encoding pre-mRNA-processing factor 40 homolog B isoform X4: MQRCPSAGRRAPSCIEDGRVRSTFYHLSFFMPTLDSGSPSPSSPDHSQAACLRHSLYSAAFRPGYRATLFWNLLVCKNLVRLGVRLLFASLHFCAGPEETRGSGLKGDKSILQPRESPHPEWGDSSPMGDAQQAVSEEPLSSGTQSVPDSGPRPPAAPAPFPPGPPMMPPPFMPPPGMPPPFLPMGLPPMSQRPPAIPPVPPGILPPMLPPMGAPPPLTQIPGMVPPMMPGMLLPAVPVTAATAPGADTASSAVPGTGPLRALWSEHVAPDGRIYYYNADDKQSVWEKPSVLKSKAELLLSQCPWKEYKSDTGKPYYYNNQSKESRWTRPKDLDELEALVKQEAAGKQKPLAPQTLQPQPPQPQPDPPPAPPGPAPASSGLLEPEPGGSGDCDVAEAAQPLEQGFLQPPEEGPSSSAAQPQPPQQEEEEPKPEPERSGLSWSNREKAKQAFKELLRDKAVPSNASWEQAMKMVVTDPRYSALPKLSEKKQAFNAYKAQREKEEKEEARLRAKEAKQTLQHFLEQHERMTSTTRYRRAEQTFGELEVWAVVPERDRKEVYDDVLFFLAKKEKEQAKQLRRRNIQALKSILDGMSSVSFQTTWSQAQQYLMDNPSFAEDHQLQNMDKEDALICFEEHIRALEREEEEERERARLRERRQQRKNREAFQTFLDELHETGQLHSMSTWVELYPAVSTDVRFANMLGQPGSTPLDLFKFYVEELKARFHDEKKIIKDILQDRGFCVEVDTAFEDFAHAISFDKRAAALDAGNIKLTFNSLLEKAEAREREREKEEARRVRRREAAFRSMLRQAAPALELGTAWEEVRERFVCDSAFAQITLESERIRLFREFLQVLEQTECQHLHTRGRKHGRKGKKHHHKRSHSPSGSESEEEELPPPSLRPPKRRRRNPSESGSEPSSSLDSVESGGAALGGRGSPSSHLLLGSDHGLRKAKKPKKKLKRRHKSNSPESGSGPEERAGKESEEQEQDKARELRQVEFPRRAPGLSIKKEKTGWDTSESELSEGELERRRRALLQQLDDHQ; this comes from the exons ATGCAGCGCTGTCCGAGTGCTGGCCGGAGAGCGCCGTCCTGCATTGAGGATGGCCGTGTACGGTCAACATTTTATCACTTGAGTTTCTTCATGCCGACATTGGATTCCGGTTCCCCCTCCCCAAGCAGCCCAGACCACAGCCAAGCTGCCTGCCTCCGCCACAGCCTGTACTCAGCAGCTTTTAGGCCGGGGTACAGGGCCACACTGTTTTGGAATCTTCTGGTTTGCAAAAACCTAGTGAGGTTAGGTGTGAGACTGCTCTTTGCATCGCTGCACTTCTGTGCAGGCCCTGAGGAGACACGTGGGAGTGGTTTAAAAGGAGATAAGTCGATCCTCCAACCTAGGGAATCCCCCCACCCGGAGTGGGGAGACAGCAGTCCCATGGGAGACGCCCAGCAGGCAGTCTCCGAGGAGCCCTTATCCTCAGGGACGCAG TCGGTTCCCGATTCTGGTCCCCGGCCCCCAGCAGCGCCTGCCCCCTTCCCACCGGGGCCCCCCATGATGCCACCACCCTTC ATGCCCCCTCCAGGGATGCCCCCACCCTTTCTGCCAATGGGGCTACCCCCCATGAGCCAGAGGCCACCAGCCATTCCCCCTGTGCCACCGGGCATCTTGCCCCCAATGCTCCCACCCATGGGGGCGCCGCCACCACTCACACAG ATTCCGGGCATGGTGCCTCCGATGATGCCGGGAATGCTGCTGCCGGCGGTGCCCGTCACCGCAGCG ACGGCTCCGGGTGCGGACACCGCCAGCT ctgctgtgcctgggacagGCCCTCTG AGGGCGCTCTGGAGCGAGCACGTGGCCCCCGATGGGCGCATCTACTACTACAATGCCGATGACAAGCAGTCCGTGTGGGAGAAGCCCAGCGTGCTCAAGTCCAAGGCAGAG CTGCTGCTGTCTCAGTGTCCCTGGAAAGAGTACAAGTCGGACACAGGCAAACCTTACTACTACAACAACCAGAGTAAGGAGTCCCGCTGGACccggcccaaggacctggatgaGCTAGAGG CTCTAGTCAAACAAGAGGCTGCAGG AAAGCAGAAGCCGCTGGCGCCACAGACACTACAGCCCCAGCCGCCTCAGCCCCAGCCTGACCCCCCACCTGCACCTCCCGGCCCTGCGCCCGCGTCCTCAGGCCTGCTGGAACCCGAGCCCGGTGGGAGTGGAGACTGTGATGTGGCGGAGGCCGCCCAGCCGCTGGAGCAGGGCTTCCTGCAGCCCCCGGAGGAGGGCCCCAGCAG TTCTGCCGCGCAGCCGCAGCCaccacagcaggaggaggaggaacccaAGCCTGAACCGGAGAGGTCCGGCCTCAGTTGGAGCAACCGGGAGAAGGCGAAGCAGGCGTTCAAGGAGCTGCTGAGGGACAAG GCCGTCCCCTCCAATGCATCATGGGAACAGGCCATGAAGATGGTGGTCACTGACCCCCGCTATAG TGCCTTGCCCAAACTGAGTGAGAAGAAGCAGGCATTCAACGCGTATAAGGCGCagcgggagaaggaggagaaggaggaggcccGGCTGCGGGCCAAGGAGGCCAAGCAGACGCTGCAGCATTTCCTGGAGCAGCACGAGCGCATGACTTCCACCACCCGCTACCG GCGGGCAGAGCAGACCTTTGGCGAGCTGGAGGTTTGGGCCGTGGTCCCTGAGAGGGATCGAAAAGAGGTGTATGACGACGTCCTGTTCTTCCTGGCGAAGAAGGAGAAG GAGCAGGCCAAGCAGCTCCGGCGCCGCAACATCCAGGCCCTGAAGAGCATCCTGGACGGGATGAGCAGCGTCAGCTTCCAGACCACCTGGTCGCAGGCCCAGCAGTACCTCATGGACAACCCCAGCTTTGCTGAGGACCATCAGCTGCAGA ACATGGACAAGGAGGATGCGCTGATCTGCTTCGAGGAACACATCCGAGctttggagagggaggaggaggaggagcgggagCGGGCCCGGCTCCGGGAACGGCGTCAGCAACGCAAGAACCGGGAGGCCTTCCAG ACCTTCCTAGATGAGCTGCACGAGACAGGGCAGCTGCACTCCATGTCTACCTGGGTGGAGCTGTACCCAGCAGTCAGCACTGACGTCCGCTTCGCCAACATGCTGGGCCAGCCGG gctCCACCCCTCTGGACTTGTTCAAGTTCTATGTGGAGGAGTTGAAGGCACGGTTCCATGATGAGAAGAAGATCATTAAAGACATTCTTCAG GACCGGGGCTTCTGTGTGGAGGTGGACACGGCCTTTGAGGACTTCGCCCACGCCATAAGCTTTGACAAGAGGGCTGCCGCGCTGGACGCAGGCAACATCAAGCTGACCTTCAACAGT CTGCTGGAGAAAGCAGAGGCgcgggagagagagcgggagaagGAGGAGGCGCGCAGGGTGCGGCGCCGGGAAGCGGCCTTCCGAAGCATGCTGAGGCAGGCCGCACCTGCTCTGGAGCTGGGCACTGCCTGGGAAGAG GTCCGCGAGCGCTTTGTGTGTGACTCAGCCTTTGCACAGATTACTCTGGAGTCGGAGCGGATCCGGCTCTTCCGCGAGTTCCTGCAGGTGCTGGAG cAGACCGAGTGCCAGCACCTGCACACCAGAGGCCGAAAGCATGGCAGGAAAGGCAAGAAGCACCATCACAAGCGGTCGCACTCACCCTCA ggctctgagtccgaggaggaggagctgccccCACCATCCCTCCGGCCCCCCAAGCGGAGGCGGCGGAACCCCTCGGAGTCCGGCTCGGAGCCCTCTTCCTCACTTGATTCAGTTGAGAGTGGGGGTGCTGCCCTTGGAGGACGGGGCTCCCCGTCCTCTCACCTCCTCCTTGGGTCAG ACCATGGCCTTCGGAAAgccaagaaaccaaaaaagaaattgaagagaagACACAAGTCG AACAGCCCTGAGAGTGGGAGCGGGCCTGAGGAGAGAGCTGGCAAGGAGagtgaggagcaggagcaggacaAGGCCAGGGAGCTCCGGCAGGTGGAGTTCCCTCGCCGCGCCCCGGGCCTCAGCATCAAGAAGGAGAAG ACAGGCTGGGACACATCGGAGAGCGAGCTGAGCGAGGGCGAGCTGGAAAGGCGGCGGCGGGcgctcctgcagcagctggacgACCACCAGTGA